From a region of the Thermomicrobium roseum DSM 5159 genome:
- a CDS encoding aspartate ammonia-lyase, with protein sequence MAIETVRIERDSLGEVEVPAEALYGAQTARAVRNFPISGLRPHPDLIVATAQVKLAAARVNHRAGRLTDEQARAIEQAAQEIIDGLWHEHFVVDPYQAGAGTSHNMNTNEVIANRANEILGGRRGEYKPVHPNDHVNLGQSSNDVIPTAGRLALLRATPKLIEAFRKLADAFCQKAQEFGNLTKTGRTHLQDAVPIRLGDEFTGYGAALRRAADRIAEARLALTEINLGATALGTGINAFPGYRAQVAEELSRITGFPLRPARNTFEITQSHADFAHLSGAIRNAALEVIRIASDIRLLGSGPRAGLGEIILPPVQPGSSIMPGKVNPSIAEMVNMVAFQVVGYDHAVSLGVLSGQLDLNVWTPLIVYNLLWATDILTNALEVFRTRCVEGIQANEKRLAELAHGSIALATILTPRIGYLRAAEIAKKAWETGKTVREVVVEEGVLSPEEADEILDPVKMALPQDPDANQC encoded by the coding sequence ATGGCGATCGAGACGGTACGGATCGAGCGCGATTCGCTCGGCGAGGTCGAGGTGCCGGCCGAGGCGCTCTATGGCGCGCAGACCGCCCGAGCGGTCCGCAATTTCCCGATAAGTGGCCTACGCCCGCATCCCGATCTCATCGTGGCGACCGCGCAGGTCAAGCTCGCAGCGGCTCGCGTGAATCATCGTGCTGGCCGCTTGACCGACGAGCAGGCACGCGCGATCGAGCAGGCCGCGCAGGAAATCATCGATGGCCTCTGGCACGAGCACTTCGTGGTCGATCCCTATCAGGCGGGTGCCGGGACATCGCACAACATGAATACCAACGAGGTCATCGCCAATCGGGCGAACGAGATCCTGGGCGGTCGACGCGGCGAGTACAAGCCAGTGCACCCCAACGACCACGTCAACCTCGGTCAATCGTCGAACGACGTCATCCCGACCGCGGGCCGTCTGGCCTTGTTGCGAGCCACTCCGAAGCTGATCGAGGCATTCCGCAAGCTGGCCGATGCCTTCTGCCAGAAGGCGCAAGAGTTCGGGAATCTGACTAAAACTGGTCGGACGCACCTGCAAGATGCGGTGCCGATCCGCTTGGGTGACGAGTTCACCGGATACGGGGCGGCCTTGCGGCGAGCAGCCGACCGGATCGCTGAGGCGCGCCTCGCGCTCACCGAGATCAATCTGGGAGCGACGGCACTGGGAACCGGGATCAACGCCTTCCCCGGGTATCGCGCGCAAGTGGCGGAAGAGCTCAGTCGCATCACCGGTTTTCCCCTGCGCCCAGCGCGGAACACGTTCGAGATCACCCAGAGTCATGCCGACTTCGCACACCTCTCGGGTGCCATCCGCAATGCTGCGCTCGAAGTGATCCGGATCGCCAGCGATATCCGGCTGCTGGGCTCTGGGCCACGTGCGGGGTTGGGTGAGATCATCCTGCCACCAGTCCAGCCCGGTTCCTCCATCATGCCCGGCAAAGTGAACCCGTCGATTGCCGAGATGGTCAACATGGTCGCCTTCCAGGTGGTCGGGTACGATCACGCAGTCTCGCTCGGTGTCCTCTCCGGGCAGCTCGATCTGAACGTCTGGACGCCGCTCATCGTGTACAACCTGCTCTGGGCGACCGATATTCTGACCAACGCTCTGGAGGTTTTCCGGACGCGCTGCGTGGAAGGGATTCAGGCCAACGAGAAACGGCTGGCCGAGCTCGCGCATGGCAGCATCGCGCTGGCGACGATCTTGACGCCGCGGATCGGCTACCTGCGGGCGGCGGAGATCGCCAAGAAGGCGTGGGAGACCGGTAAGACCGTGCGCGAGGTGGTCGTCGAGGAAGGAGTGCTTT
- a CDS encoding NuoI/complex I 23 kDa subunit family protein yields the protein MVLQDIRGFLVTLRHFFQRPVTIQYPEEKREPAPRFRGLPALRSDPETGEALCVACGLCARICPTSCLEMHVVPSEEGDRELGEFILRAGRCMFCGLCAQVCPVDAITMSGEYEQSVLDREGLIYVKTELAAIGSQRPSWWEADGGMGSEQ from the coding sequence ATGGTCTTACAGGACATTCGCGGCTTTCTGGTCACGCTGCGGCACTTTTTCCAGCGACCAGTGACGATTCAGTATCCCGAAGAGAAACGGGAGCCGGCACCGCGCTTCCGTGGTTTGCCGGCGCTCCGCTCCGATCCCGAGACCGGTGAAGCGCTCTGTGTCGCCTGTGGGCTGTGCGCTCGCATTTGTCCGACGAGCTGCCTGGAGATGCACGTGGTCCCCTCGGAGGAGGGTGATCGGGAACTCGGCGAGTTCATTCTGCGTGCTGGTCGATGCATGTTCTGCGGGCTCTGTGCCCAGGTGTGCCCGGTCGATGCGATCACCATGAGTGGGGAATACGAGCAGTCGGTGCTGGATCGCGAAGGACTCATCTACGTCAAGACAGAACTCGCAGCGATCGGCTCGCAGCGGCCGAGCTGGTGGGAAGCAGATGGTGGAATGGGCTCCGAGCAATAG
- a CDS encoding molybdopterin-dependent oxidoreductase, with protein MTATTESRLVTVTIDGQQYTVPEGLTILEACRMVGIEVPNLCYQPLLRPWGSCRICTVEILGRRGGLVESCAAQVRDGMEIATKSPACEEARRFVLQLYLIDHALDCPTCDKSGECYLQDNTYYHNVHTNPFRRPKLARPYKHLSEYIDYKWERCILCARCTRVCDEMIGVTAIEVLRRGLEGEIGSAWNIDLTRTTCTSCGMCIAVCPVGALTDRRFAHHPWELDATETICGFCDVGCTLNVEHNRGLVRRITHLWERGVNYGYTCVRGKWGYEQVQHPVRLDSAWVREGDELVPIELAEALDRAAELLRPYRGTAFALLASPDRTNEDLYLLQRFARQVMRSPHVDTLVSPAQRAVDAALTASFGLPVSTNSIQEVFTDTGCLLVVGPNIGQHAPVASYWHSWARLYRETALVVVSADEFPLFHRADVWLRIRPGTEAVVLAAMARVIRDRGLARPVEGATGLSEFMASLDSIDPVAAAEAAGVSLAALERAAVLYATGGRGTDASPYPPSQIQHTLAHAQHGDIAAAALLANDLALLTGNIGQAGAGVVAFRGPANAQGALDMGCHPDWLPGYRSPEDAAMRQELAVLWAETGGNGSGSTELPSGPGWGYEELVAAIERGEVRALYVAANSHAYATALDERFVAALDRLDVLIVEDSFPGPLTERAHVVLPVTMFLEQDGTMTTADRAVQRLRRAVDPPGEARPSWQHVQELARRLGYRWNTRHAVQLFQEIARAVPGYRGITFPRLERGPIAWPAAPGDRARQTLRIGQNVPGGGWAVWLGNGIALSDAWLRLDSAPLRGRVAFRTP; from the coding sequence GCGACGGGATGGAGATCGCTACCAAGTCGCCGGCCTGCGAGGAGGCGCGGCGGTTCGTCCTGCAGCTCTATCTCATCGACCACGCGCTCGATTGCCCGACCTGCGATAAGTCCGGTGAATGTTATCTCCAGGACAATACCTATTATCACAATGTCCACACCAATCCCTTCCGGCGCCCCAAGCTCGCTCGTCCCTACAAGCATTTGAGCGAGTACATCGACTACAAGTGGGAACGCTGCATTCTTTGCGCGCGTTGCACCCGCGTCTGTGACGAGATGATCGGGGTCACGGCGATCGAAGTGCTGCGCCGCGGACTCGAGGGCGAGATCGGCAGCGCCTGGAATATCGATCTGACCCGCACCACGTGCACGTCCTGCGGGATGTGCATCGCAGTCTGTCCGGTAGGTGCGCTGACTGACCGGCGCTTCGCGCACCATCCCTGGGAGTTGGACGCCACGGAGACGATCTGTGGCTTTTGCGATGTGGGCTGCACACTGAATGTCGAGCACAACCGTGGCCTCGTACGTCGGATCACTCATCTCTGGGAGCGCGGCGTCAACTACGGCTACACCTGCGTACGTGGCAAGTGGGGATACGAGCAGGTGCAACACCCAGTGCGGCTGGACAGCGCCTGGGTGCGCGAGGGTGACGAACTCGTTCCGATCGAGCTCGCCGAGGCGCTCGACCGTGCTGCCGAGTTGCTGCGACCGTATCGCGGAACAGCGTTCGCGCTCCTGGCGTCGCCCGATCGGACGAATGAAGATCTGTATCTGTTGCAGCGGTTCGCTCGCCAGGTAATGCGTTCGCCGCATGTGGACACGCTGGTCTCTCCGGCGCAGCGAGCGGTCGATGCCGCGCTCACGGCGTCGTTCGGATTGCCGGTGAGCACCAACTCGATCCAGGAAGTCTTCACCGATACCGGATGTCTCTTGGTCGTGGGGCCGAACATCGGTCAGCATGCCCCGGTCGCGAGCTACTGGCATTCGTGGGCGCGACTCTATCGTGAAACCGCGCTGGTGGTGGTGAGCGCCGACGAGTTCCCACTCTTCCACCGGGCCGATGTGTGGTTGCGTATCCGCCCGGGAACGGAGGCGGTGGTGCTCGCGGCGATGGCCCGCGTGATCCGCGACCGCGGATTGGCTCGCCCGGTCGAAGGGGCGACAGGGCTGAGCGAATTCATGGCCTCTCTCGACTCGATCGATCCGGTCGCGGCGGCCGAGGCAGCCGGGGTGAGCTTGGCGGCGCTGGAGCGCGCAGCCGTGCTGTATGCGACTGGTGGGCGCGGCACGGATGCTTCTCCCTATCCACCGAGCCAGATCCAGCACACGCTCGCCCACGCGCAGCACGGCGATATCGCTGCGGCGGCGTTGCTGGCCAACGATCTGGCCTTGCTCACCGGTAATATCGGACAGGCTGGCGCGGGCGTGGTCGCGTTCCGCGGTCCGGCGAATGCGCAAGGTGCGCTGGACATGGGCTGCCACCCAGACTGGCTACCGGGGTATCGCTCGCCGGAGGATGCGGCGATGCGACAGGAATTGGCAGTCCTCTGGGCCGAGACGGGTGGCAATGGAAGCGGCTCGACCGAGTTGCCGAGCGGGCCAGGATGGGGCTACGAGGAACTGGTGGCAGCGATCGAGCGGGGTGAGGTGCGTGCGCTGTACGTGGCGGCGAACTCGCACGCGTATGCCACAGCGCTCGATGAGCGGTTCGTGGCCGCGCTGGATCGGCTCGACGTACTGATCGTGGAAGACAGTTTCCCCGGTCCGCTGACTGAGCGAGCGCACGTCGTGCTCCCGGTCACCATGTTCCTGGAGCAGGACGGGACGATGACGACCGCCGATCGAGCAGTGCAGCGGCTGCGGCGCGCGGTCGATCCGCCGGGGGAGGCGCGTCCGAGTTGGCAGCATGTCCAAGAGTTGGCACGCCGGCTCGGCTATCGCTGGAACACGCGCCACGCGGTGCAGCTCTTCCAAGAAATCGCCCGCGCTGTGCCCGGCTATCGCGGCATCACGTTCCCGCGGCTCGAGCGTGGGCCCATCGCCTGGCCGGCAGCGCCAGGCGATCGAGCGCGCCAGACGCTGCGCATCGGTCAGAACGTTCCCGGCGGCGGGTGGGCGGTCTGGTTGGGCAACGGGATCGCGCTCAGCGATGCCTGGCTGCGGTTGGACAGCGCGCCGCTGCGCGGCCGGGTCGCCTTCCGAACGCCCTGA